One region of Triticum aestivum cultivar Chinese Spring chromosome 6B, IWGSC CS RefSeq v2.1, whole genome shotgun sequence genomic DNA includes:
- the LOC123133787 gene encoding GDSL esterase/lipase At1g20120, with product MASLYRGLLLLLMALLPSAHGAAARARSKISAAFMFGDSTVDPGNNNDRLTEAKANFPPYGQDFPGGVATGRFSNGKVPGDMLVSRLGIKELLPPYLRNDLPLSELLTGVVFASGGSGYDPLTSIPSTATSSTGQLELFLEYKERLRALVGEEEMTRVISKGIYFTVMGANDLANNYFTIPLRRHQYDLPSYVKFLVSSAVNFTTILNEMGAKKIAIIGIAPIGCCPSQRALGSRECEPMRNQAANLFNSEIEKEIQRLDAEQNVRGSKFIYLDIYYNLLDLIQRPGFYGFKEVTEGCCGSTVLNAAIFIKNHPACPNAYDFIFWDIFHPTEKAYNIVVDKLFQQTMQYLM from the exons ATGGCGTCTCTCTACCGAGGCCTGCTGCTGCTACTCATGGCGCTTCTCCCATCCGCCCATGGAGCAGCAGCCAGGGCTAGAAGCAAAATCTCCGCCGCCTTCATGTTCGGCGATTCGACCGTCGACCCCGGCAACAACAACGACCGGCTGACGGAGGCCAAGGCCAACTTCCCGCCGTACGGGCAGGACTTCCCCGGCGGGGTGGCTACCGGGAGGTTCTCCAACGGGAAGGTTCCCGGAGACATGCTAG TTTCTAGGCTGGGAATTAAGGAACTATTGCCACCCTACCTCAGAAATGATCTTCCACTAAGTGAGCTACTCACGGGTGTTGTCTTTGCTTCTGGTGGCAGTGGATACGATCCTCTAACTTCGATACCCTCG ACTGCTACATCGAGTACTGGGCAACTTGAACTATTCCTTGAATATAAGGAGCGACTAAGAGCTTTGGTCGGAGAAGAGGAGATGACACGTGTAATCTCCAAAGGCATATACTTCACAGTCATGGGGGCAAATGACCTTGCAAATAACTATTTTACAATTCCTTTGAGGCGCCATCAATATGACCTTCCTTCGTACGTGAAATTTCTTGTCTCTTCTGCTGTCAACTTTACTACG ATATTAAATGAGATGGGTGCAAAGAAGATTGCAATCATCGGCATTGCACCAATTGGATGTTGTCCCTCGCAAAGAGCACTTGGATCAAGAGAATGTGAGCCCATGAGGAATCAAGCAGCAAATCTATTTAATTCTGAAATAGAAAAGGAAATACAACGGCTAGATGCAGAACAAAATGTTCGAGGCTCAAAGTTTATTTATCTTGATATATACTACAATCTGCTTGATCTCATTCAGCGACCTGGTTTTTATG GTTTCAAGGAGGTAACCGAAGGATGTTGTGGTAGCACAGTGCTAAATGCAGCAATATTCATTAAAAATCACCCTGCCTGCCCAAATGCTTATGATTTCATTTTCTGGGACATCTTTCATCCTACCGAAAAGGCCTACAACATTGTGGTTGATAAATTGTTTCAGCAAACTATGCAGTACCTGATGTGA
- the LOC123136219 gene encoding probable protein phosphatase 2C 55 has protein sequence MSPAIALQRAAAWLLRGAAGAGAPRAASSAALPGMGGALLSPARGLQGREAAGFLGIWGGPAAGGGGSWWFRCAASSVPRPGLLMEQLLVGGGRSFATGAAPEEVSFSPAAREADVSQPEKSVGTADKTMLGDRSLKLVSGVCYLPHPDKEETGGEDAHFIWDEQAIGIADGVGGWASYGIDAGQYARDIMSNAVTAIEEEPKDSIDLTRVLEKAHSSTTVPGSSTACIIAITNQGIQAINLGDSGFIVIRDGCTLCRSPVQQHDFNFSYQLQSGNSSDLPNAAQVFKVPVASGDVIVAGTDGLFDNLYNNDITAVVVHATRAGLEPQVTAQKIAALARQRAQDKNRPTPFSTAAQDAGYRYYGGKLDDITVVVSYVTAFGNS, from the exons ATGTCCCCGGCGATCGCGCTTCAGCGTGCGGCCGCGTGGCTGCTCCGGggagccgccggcgccggcgcgccgAGGGCCGCGTCCTCCGCCGCGCTGCCGGGCATGGGCGGGGCCCTGCTGTCTCCCGCGCGCGGAttgcaggggagggaggcggctgggTTCCTCGGCATCTggggagggcccgcggcgggcggcggcgggtcctGGTGGTTCCGGTGCGCCGCCAGCAGCGTGCCCAGGCCGGGCCTGCTGATGGAGCAGCTCCTCGTCGGCGGCGGGCGCTCCTTCGCGACCGGTGCCGCTCCGGAAGAGGTGTCTTTCAGCCCGGCCGCCCGCGAGGCGGACGTCTCGCAGCCTGAGAAATCCGTAGGCACCGCAGATAA GACTATGTTAGGAGATAGGTCCTTGAAGCTTGTTTCAGGGGTATGTTATCTACCACATCCGGATAAGGAAGAAACTGGTGGTGAGGATGCACATTTTATTTGGGATGAACAGGCTATAGGCATAGCTGATGGCGTTGGTGGTTGGGCAAGCTACGGTATTGATGCAGGTCAATATGCTAGAGATATTATGTCTAATGCAGTAACTGCAATAGAAGAAGAGCCAAAAGATTCAATTGATCTTACAAGGGTACTGGAAAAGGCCCATAGTAGCACAACAGTGCCGGGTTCATCGaccgcatgtatcattgctataaCAAATCAG GGAATACAAGCAATTAATCTTGGTGACAGTGGCTTTATAGTCATCCGAGATGGCTGCACATTGTGTAGGTCACCTGTACAACAACATGATTTCAATTTCTCCTACCAACTTCAGAGTGGCAACTCGAGTGACTTGCCTAATGCTGCACAG GTCTTCAAGGTACCTGTCGCGTCTGGTGATGTAATTGTCGCTGGAACAGATGGGTTGTTTGATAACCTGTACAACAATGATATAACAGCTGTAGTGGTCCATGCAACCAGAGCTGGCCTGGAACCTCAAGTGACGGCCCAGAAGATAGCGGCGCTCGCACGCCAGCGGGCACAGGACAAGAACAGGCCGACGCCGTTTTCGACCGCGGCCCAAGACGCTGGGTACCGGTACTATGGCGGGAAGCTGGACGACATCACCGTCGTGGTCTCGTACGTAACTGCCTTTGGCAACTCGTAG